CTGCCGTTCTCCCTGAACAAGCGGAGGCGAAATGCGTAATCCGCGGACGGGTGAAGGAGCGCCTCGGTGGCGACGATGCCTCCATCGGTGACCGCTCGCGCGTCAAGAAGAGATTCATCGACCGGGAAAGCGGGATGGCGGAACAGCTCCTCGACTGCCCTCCTGCACTGTTGCGTATCGAATTCGAGAGCCATCCACCGCTGCAGCAGCTGGCCCACGAAAGGAAGAGCCTCCGGCTCTCGCTCGATGACGTGCAGCGTCGCTCCGTTAGGAACGATCATCTTGCTTCCCTTGGCTGGGCACTCTTCACGAAATCCTCTGTGCGAAGGTATCGGGGCCAAGGGGGATGCTAGCGCGACCCAAACCGTACAGCGGGGAGGACTGGGATCGGTCTGACCGTGTCGGCCCGGTCGGAGCTTCCCCGAGATGAGTGATGGGTCGTTACTCCCGGCTGTCGGGAACTTCCGCGTCGACCTGTGCGCCGTGCCACGGCACGAACGCATTTGTCAGCCCCGTGAGAGCCGGGCGCAGCTCCGGATGGTGCCGCAGGATCACCGTGGCCATGGTGTTGTCGTCGATCCAGGCCATTCCGGCCTTGGAGTACACCTCCGGGGTGTAATACGAGGTGAAGAAGCGGTCACTGCTCATCCTGACCGAAGCCATCAGAATGAAGATGCGGAACGCGGTGTTGCTGAAGGTGAACCCGTCCGGGAGTTTCTCGGCGTACATCCCGATCGTCAGGTCCACTTTCTCGATGTCATTGTCGTACAGTCGCTTGATCTCCTCGGCCCACATCGGATTGTCTGTCAGGTCCTCGAAGCTTGCCGCGGGCTTCATGCGCAGCAGCCGCCGGAACTCGTTGTAGCGGGGGACGCCCAGCTCCCGGCTGCGCAGGATGTCGGTGGCAGCAAGGTCCTGCAGGTGCCCGTCGGGTCGCTGGTACTCCTGGAGGAACTTCGGGAAGTTGTGCAGGGTGACCAGACCCGGGTGGAGCGTGCCGAAGCTGTACAGCAGGTCGGCCATGCTCGTGGTCTCGAGGACCTTCAGCGCCTCGGGTCCGGAGATCTCACGCAAGGTGCAGCGGCGCAGGGTCTCGTTGTCGACGGCGGAGCGCAGGTGCCACTCGTCGCGGATGAGCGGATGCATGCGGTAGATGGCGACGAACTCCTCGGTGAGGGCGAACGGGGCACCGTAGTGATCCGTTTCGGCACCGGGGATGCCGCTGACGAGCTCGCTGTCGCTGATCCGGCCGAGGAGGTGGTGCATGCGTTCGCCCGCGAGTCCCCACCAGTTGGTTCGCAGGGCCTTGACGGTCGTGGGATGGCTGATCACGGCCGGCGTCCACTCCACGGTGTGGATCTTGGCGATGAGTGCGGAGTTGACGAGCCGCGCCCGCTGGAACAGTTCCTCGTCGTCCCAGGACGGATACGCGGCATGCAGGTGATCGCAGATGGCGTTGTGTTCCCGGGCGAACAGGCTCTGCATGAGCACCAGGCCCAGCCAGAAGCCGGGCACTCGCGACGGATCGCGAGAGGGGTCGGGGAACGGGGTCTGCTCGTCATCCCACAGCCGCAGCCTGCCCAGCTCACCGGTGCGCAGTTGGCGTTGCTCCGCCTCACTCGACCCGTAGATCTGCGACGCGTCCCACCAGTGGGAGGAGACGTTGACGCGTGTGTCGGGCATGTCGGCACCCGCCTGCGGGTCCCGGGTCGGGTCGTCCGGTGTCCGCATGATCCGCATCGGGTGTTCCGGCCAGGGATCGTCGTCCATGAGGGGTACTTCCCAGGGCCGGTCCGCGGGGCTCGTCCCGTGGCTGAACCAGTCGCGAATCATGAACTGCAGCCAGGCGGAGACGAGCGAATTGACGGTCTCGGCGGGGATCAACTCGTGCCGGGTGAGCAGGGCTCGGCTGACGTCGCGCGGGTTCGGCCGGGACAGAACGTCCTCGGGCGTGGCCGACGCGATCTTGTCCAGCGGGATATTGCGGTTGAAGCGTGTGCCCGCCATGCCCATCCGAGGCTCGTCGAGGTCGTTGTAGCTGCCGTCGGCGCTCCGGTTGACCTTGTGCTTCTCGGACTGCGGCCCGGGATCGGGGAGGTTCACCGAGGGCAGGTGCGTGGTGTCGTGGAGGTTCTCCTGACGGAGTCTCACACGCACGCCGAAAAGGATCGCCAGGCCAGGAATCACGGCCAGCTTGTCCCAGCCGATGCGCCGATCGACGTATTCGGCGATGCCACCGGCGACTCTCCACGGGAGAGACGCGAATCCGGATCGGGAGCGGCGGGAGTAGGGTCGTTGCTTGCTCACGGTGGTACTCCTTGGGGCACTCGTGGTGGGTCCTGCATCGGGCTGACCAGACCGGCGGAGGCTGCCCATGGCCCCCGCCGGCTCCCCCGCCGATGACGTGGTCGCATCCCGTGCCGGCTCGCGGAACGCCGGACTCGGGTGTCATTCCGGCAGCTTCTGCCCGGACGGCCGGCGGACGACAACGTGCGGACAGCGGAGGTGAGCGTCGGTCAGGGCGGCACTATGGAGCGGCGGCACGGCGGACCCGGCCACCAGAACGGCCCCGCACTCCGCGGGCCGGGGCGCCGAGTGAGCGGAGTGCGTACCGGCAGCCCGGTGATCGCGTCCAAGAGCGAAACCCCGGACGACACGTGGACGCGTTGCCTGGCCACGGTGGCTCCCTAGGGGCTCGGATCGCGACGACCACTGCCGCGATGACGCAGACGCGGCCAACACCCGCAGCGGGATGAAATGCCACCAAACGCAACGCTAGGAGAAGTTCGGTCCGGCCGCATGTCGGAACAGCACCGCACCCCGACCACGGCCCGTGGTCGGCCACGTGACGCGTTCTGGCCGTACGAGGTAGGGCGCGCTTCAGCG
The window above is part of the Streptomyces sp. NBC_00425 genome. Proteins encoded here:
- a CDS encoding peroxidase family protein, producing MSKQRPYSRRSRSGFASLPWRVAGGIAEYVDRRIGWDKLAVIPGLAILFGVRVRLRQENLHDTTHLPSVNLPDPGPQSEKHKVNRSADGSYNDLDEPRMGMAGTRFNRNIPLDKIASATPEDVLSRPNPRDVSRALLTRHELIPAETVNSLVSAWLQFMIRDWFSHGTSPADRPWEVPLMDDDPWPEHPMRIMRTPDDPTRDPQAGADMPDTRVNVSSHWWDASQIYGSSEAEQRQLRTGELGRLRLWDDEQTPFPDPSRDPSRVPGFWLGLVLMQSLFAREHNAICDHLHAAYPSWDDEELFQRARLVNSALIAKIHTVEWTPAVISHPTTVKALRTNWWGLAGERMHHLLGRISDSELVSGIPGAETDHYGAPFALTEEFVAIYRMHPLIRDEWHLRSAVDNETLRRCTLREISGPEALKVLETTSMADLLYSFGTLHPGLVTLHNFPKFLQEYQRPDGHLQDLAATDILRSRELGVPRYNEFRRLLRMKPAASFEDLTDNPMWAEEIKRLYDNDIEKVDLTIGMYAEKLPDGFTFSNTAFRIFILMASVRMSSDRFFTSYYTPEVYSKAGMAWIDDNTMATVILRHHPELRPALTGLTNAFVPWHGAQVDAEVPDSRE